Proteins encoded within one genomic window of Coleofasciculus sp. FACHB-T130:
- the rppB gene encoding two-component system sensor histidine kinase RppB, which produces MNENKLFQLTRWRLAGWYAGVMGVILSLCGVAVYEAIARANWVALDRELESVAGTLHDSIEPILQQPGRLEPAIQQLLPDICLLGEKCVSQIENPTRHTLGAIHQGDYYVRLLENSGRPVALAGLQPVGLLAADKGDRVSTPQLWQILQNRQGTRFHQISLSLHTKDNRPWGYLQVGRSLKELDDHLTALKFILLLGLPVAMIVVAGSSWWLAGLAMQPIYQSYGQIQQFTADAAHELRTPLAAIQATVESTLRMNQLSELEARDTLKTIERQNYRLSELVRDLLLLSRMDRQALSIKYRPACLNDLVSDVAEELSALAIAADLTLSIDIRTPEPLHVNGDEEQLYRLIFNLVVNAIQYTPPGGQVAVILESSTQALIYISAYVK; this is translated from the coding sequence GTGAATGAAAACAAACTTTTTCAACTAACTCGTTGGCGACTGGCAGGTTGGTATGCAGGCGTCATGGGAGTGATTTTAAGCTTGTGTGGAGTTGCAGTTTATGAAGCGATCGCTCGTGCGAATTGGGTTGCCCTCGACCGAGAATTAGAATCTGTTGCCGGTACGCTTCACGACAGTATTGAGCCGATTTTGCAGCAACCGGGACGCCTGGAACCTGCTATCCAACAACTGTTGCCGGATATTTGTTTGCTTGGGGAAAAATGCGTTAGTCAGATAGAAAATCCGACTCGGCACACTTTGGGGGCAATTCACCAAGGCGACTACTACGTGCGGCTGCTAGAGAATTCGGGACGCCCAGTTGCCTTGGCAGGACTTCAGCCAGTGGGATTGCTAGCGGCAGATAAAGGCGATCGCGTTTCTACACCCCAATTGTGGCAAATCCTCCAGAATCGCCAGGGCACCCGTTTTCATCAAATTTCTCTATCGCTGCATACCAAAGACAATCGCCCTTGGGGATATCTTCAGGTGGGGCGAAGTCTCAAAGAATTGGACGATCATCTGACTGCCCTGAAATTTATTCTCTTACTGGGGTTGCCCGTGGCAATGATTGTCGTTGCTGGTTCCAGTTGGTGGTTGGCAGGGCTAGCAATGCAACCAATTTACCAATCCTATGGGCAAATCCAACAATTCACAGCCGATGCCGCCCATGAGTTGCGGACGCCCTTAGCGGCAATCCAAGCAACCGTTGAATCGACGTTGAGAATGAATCAACTCAGCGAACTAGAGGCGCGGGATACTCTAAAAACCATTGAACGGCAAAATTACCGCCTATCTGAATTGGTTCGGGATTTATTGCTACTCTCCCGTATGGATCGGCAGGCTTTGTCAATTAAATATCGTCCCGCCTGTCTCAACGATCTTGTCAGCGACGTTGCAGAAGAATTGTCAGCACTAGCGATCGCTGCCGATTTGACGCTTTCTATAGATATTCGCACGCCAGAACCTTTGCACGTCAACGGCGACGAAGAACAGCTGTATCGCCTGATTTTTAACTTAGTGGTGAATGCAATTCAATACACGCCTCCTGGGGGTCAGGTGGCGGTGATTTTAGAGAGCAGCACCCAAGCACTAATTTATATAAGTGCTTATGTAAAATAA
- a CDS encoding DUF1206 domain-containing protein — translation MQTRPNQPMTPDDASTWVERLARLGFGARGVVYATVGVLAAQAAFGAGGRTTDTEGALVTIVTQPFGKFLLAIVALGLVGYVLWRFVEAIADPENKGTDAKGLASRLGAVGSGLIYAGLAWSAIKLIMGSGGGGNSNSSQDWTARLLAQPFGQFLVGIVGAAVIGMGFYQFYRAYKAKFRKKWKVNQMSEKEEKWATFAGRFGIAARGVVFSITGLFLLQAARQSDANQVQGLGGALAALAQQPFGPWLLGTVALGLIAYGIYNFVEARYRHFATR, via the coding sequence ATGCAGACTAGACCAAACCAACCGATGACACCAGACGATGCATCTACATGGGTGGAAAGACTGGCACGTTTGGGCTTTGGGGCGAGAGGGGTAGTTTACGCTACGGTGGGAGTGCTGGCAGCGCAGGCAGCCTTTGGTGCAGGCGGCAGAACCACCGATACAGAGGGTGCGCTGGTGACGATTGTGACACAGCCGTTTGGGAAATTCTTGCTGGCAATCGTTGCTTTGGGTTTGGTTGGGTACGTGTTGTGGCGTTTCGTAGAAGCGATCGCCGATCCGGAAAACAAAGGCACCGATGCCAAAGGTCTTGCATCGCGCTTGGGAGCGGTTGGCAGCGGCTTAATCTATGCTGGTTTAGCCTGGAGTGCGATTAAGCTGATCATGGGTTCGGGAGGCGGCGGTAATAGTAATTCGTCCCAAGACTGGACAGCACGCTTGTTAGCGCAGCCCTTCGGTCAATTTCTAGTTGGAATTGTGGGAGCTGCTGTCATCGGCATGGGCTTCTATCAATTTTACAGAGCCTATAAAGCGAAATTCCGCAAAAAGTGGAAAGTCAACCAGATGAGCGAAAAAGAGGAGAAATGGGCGACCTTTGCGGGCAGATTTGGGATTGCTGCCCGTGGTGTCGTTTTTAGCATTACTGGTCTTTTTCTGCTCCAAGCGGCGCGGCAGTCTGATGCTAACCAAGTTCAGGGGCTAGGTGGGGCGCTAGCTGCACTGGCACAACAACCTTTTGGCCCTTGGTTGTTAGGAACTGTGGCGCTTGGTTTAATCGCTTACGGTATTTATAATTTCGTAGAAGCTCGATACCGCCATTTTGCTACCAGGTAG
- a CDS encoding ThiF family adenylyltransferase: MSIFFHEQLHRTSALMAKLKDFPVTVCGAGALGANITENLARSGFGKLVVIDRDRIEERNLSTQPYYRSDVGAYKAKILTNTLYRALGVAVDGRPKELTSANAAQLLSGSSVVIDTFDNSISRQAVKDYCTAANIPCLHVGLASDYAEIIWNEIYRVPSPVNDDVCDYPLARNLVMLAVAVASEVIINFVATGNRESFTVTLGDFAVKPFDKF, translated from the coding sequence ATGTCTATCTTCTTTCACGAACAACTCCACAGAACATCCGCACTGATGGCGAAGCTAAAAGACTTCCCGGTGACGGTGTGCGGTGCGGGGGCGCTGGGGGCGAATATTACTGAAAATCTTGCACGTTCTGGCTTTGGGAAGCTGGTGGTTATCGATCGCGATCGCATTGAGGAACGCAACCTTTCTACTCAGCCTTACTACCGCTCAGATGTTGGCGCTTACAAAGCTAAAATTCTCACCAATACCCTCTACCGTGCTTTGGGTGTTGCTGTTGATGGGCGTCCGAAAGAATTAACATCGGCAAATGCTGCCCAGTTGCTTAGTGGTAGCAGTGTTGTTATTGATACTTTTGATAACAGCATCAGCCGTCAAGCTGTCAAAGATTATTGCACAGCGGCAAATATTCCTTGTCTGCACGTTGGCTTAGCTTCCGATTATGCTGAAATTATCTGGAACGAAATTTACCGCGTTCCTTCACCAGTAAACGATGACGTTTGCGACTACCCGTTAGCGCGAAATTTAGTAATGTTGGCTGTTGCCGTAGCGAGTGAAGTAATTATTAATTTTGTCGCCACTGGTAATCGGGAAAGTTTCACGGTGACACTGGGAGATTTTGCCGTCAAACCATTTGATAAGTTTTGA
- the rppA gene encoding two-component system response regulator RppA, which produces MRVLLVEDEPDLGAAIKRTLSQEAYVVDWVLDGTQAWEFLETQWTQYTLAIFDWLLPGLSGIELCQRLRGKNNPLPVLMLTAKDRMEDKVAGLDAGADDYLVKPFGMAELLARLRALQRRSPQLHPQHLQVGNLTLDYGTHTVWSQNTLDDKQIIPLTSKEFQLLEYFMKHPNQILTRDQLLSQLWEFSAEPMSNVVAAQMRLLRRKLAVFGCDRFIETVYGIGYRLNSH; this is translated from the coding sequence ATGCGGGTTCTCCTAGTTGAAGATGAGCCAGATTTAGGGGCGGCAATTAAGCGAACTCTCAGTCAAGAAGCGTATGTGGTTGACTGGGTTCTGGATGGCACGCAGGCATGGGAGTTTTTAGAAACCCAGTGGACGCAATATACGCTGGCTATTTTTGACTGGTTACTGCCAGGATTATCAGGAATTGAGTTATGTCAGCGACTGCGGGGGAAAAACAATCCTCTGCCGGTTTTGATGTTAACTGCTAAAGATCGCATGGAAGATAAGGTGGCTGGATTGGATGCTGGTGCAGATGACTATTTGGTGAAGCCGTTTGGTATGGCGGAACTGTTGGCACGATTACGCGCATTACAAAGGCGATCGCCTCAGCTTCATCCCCAACACCTACAAGTAGGAAACCTGACTTTAGATTACGGTACTCATACGGTTTGGTCTCAGAATACATTGGATGACAAACAAATCATTCCTCTAACTAGCAAGGAATTTCAATTGCTGGAATATTTTATGAAGCATCCTAACCAAATTCTTACCCGCGATCAGTTGCTAAGTCAGCTTTGGGAATTTAGCGCAGAACCGATGAGTAATGTGGTAGCCGCGCAGATGCGATTGTTGCGGCGTAAATTAGCGGTTTTTGGGTGCGATCGCTTTATCGAAACTGTCTATGGGATAGGCTATCGTTTGAATAGTCATTAG